One window from the genome of Pelecanus crispus isolate bPelCri1 chromosome 13, bPelCri1.pri, whole genome shotgun sequence encodes:
- the FAAH2 gene encoding fatty-acid amide hydrolase 2 has product MALSRAERCLALLLRLLSRACLALLGLVAPAPPRAVPPPRRPLLLLPARRLAARLRAREVTCVEVVEAYVERIKEVNPLINAVVKDRFEEALQEARQVDKLLSENPGDDYLEEKFPLLGVPITVKEAFSLHGMPNTSGLVNRRNVIATSDATVVSRLKQAGAIPLGVTNCSELCMWYESSNRVYGRTNNPYDLQRIVGGSSGGEGGVLAAACSVIGVGSDIGGSIRMPAFFNGVFGHKPTTGVVPNDGQFPNAQGVRTSFLCTGPMCRYAEDLEPMLRVMAGPGINKLKLNEKVSLEKIKFYCMDHDGGSIFVSPVDKEILQAQKKVVEHLEGELGIRVQRVVIHKMKYSFQIWSAMMSSKDNDGQEAQLFTDLLGDHGKPVWPLWELIKWLVGMSSHTLPAIALGLTEKLMKLNPGGNAKLVSMGKSLQEEMEALLGPDGVLLYPSHPTIAPRHHSPICMPFNFAYTAIFNVLGLPVTQCPLGLSSEGLPLGIQLVAASYNDHLTLAVARYLEKAFGGWVLPGKL; this is encoded by the exons aTGGCGCTGTCGCGCGCCGAGCGCTGCCTggcgctgctgctgcggctgctgTCGCGCGCCTGCCTGGCGCTGCTGGGGCTCGtggcccccgcgccgccgcgcgccgtcccgcccccgcgccgcccgctcctgctgctgcccgcccGGCGGCTGGCGGCGCGGCTCCGCGCGCGGGAG GTGACGTGCGTCGAGGTGGTTGAGGCCTACGTGGAGAGGATCAAGGAGGTCAATCCCCTCATCAACGCCGTCGTGAAGGACAG gttTGAGGAGGCCCTGCAGGAAGCCCGGCAGGTAGATAAGCTGCTTTCGGAGAACCCTGGCGATGACTACCTGGAGGAGAAGTTCCCCTTGTTAGGGGTTCCCATCACCGTCAAGGAGGCCTTTTCTCTGCACG GGATGCCCAACACATCTGGCTTGGTGAACCGCCGCAACGTGATTGCCACCTCGGATGCCACGGTGGTGTCGCGGCTAAAGCAGGCCGGTGCCATCCCGCTGGGCGTGACCAACTGCAGCGAGCTGTGCATGTGGTACGAGTCCAGCAACAGGGTCTACGGCCGGACCAACAACCCCTATGATCTGCAGAGGATCGTGGGCGGCAGCTCAG GTGGGGAGGGTGGTGTCCTGGCCGCTGCCTGCTCAGTCATAGGTGTGGGCTCCGACATTGGCGGCAGCATCCGGATGCCTGCCTTCTTCAACGGAGTCTTCGGCCATAAACCCACAACAG GGGTGGTGCCCAACGACGGCCAGTTCCCAAACGCTCAAGGGGTGCGGACCAGCTTCCTGTGCACGGGGCCCATGTGCCGCTACGCGGAGGACCTGGAGCCTATGCTGAGGGTCATGGCCGGTCCTGGCATCAATAA GCTGAAGCTGAATGAAAAGGTGTCgctggagaaaataaaattttactgcATGGATCATGACGGCGGGTCCATTTTTGTGTCGCCTGTGGACAAGGAGATCTTGCAGGCCCAAAAGAAG GTGGTGGAGCACCTCGAAGGCGAGCTGGGGATCCGAGTTCAGCGTGTGGTGATCCACAAGATGAAGTATTCTTTCCAGATCTGGTCGGCCATGATGTCATCCAAGGACAACGATGGGCAG GAGGCACAGCTATTCACGGACCTGCTGGGGGATCACGGGAAGCCGGTGTGGCCGCTGTGGGAGCTGATAAAGTGGCTCGTGGGAATGTCTTCCCACACTCTCCCAGCTATTG ccctggggctgacCGAGAAGCTGATGAAACTCAACCCTGGTGGGAATGCCAAGCTGGTGAGCATGGGGAAGAgcctgcaggaggagatggaggcCCTGCTGGGGCCGGACGGGGTGCTCCTCtacccttcccaccccaccatAGCTCCCAGGCACCACTCCCCCATATGCATGCCCTTCAACTTCGCCTACACAG CTATCTTCAATGTCCTGGGCTTGCCGGTGACGCAGTGCCCTCTGGGCCTGAGCAGCGAGGGCCTGCCGCTGGGCATCCAGCTGGTGGCAGCTTCCTACAACGACCACCTGACGCTGGCAGTAGCCCGGTACCTGGAGAAGGCCTTTGGAGGATGGGTTTTACCTGGGAAACTTTAG
- the LOC104029500 gene encoding chloride intracellular channel protein 2, whose protein sequence is MESRQHNASKEPEIELFVKAGLDGENIGNCPFCQRLFMVLWLKGVKFNVTTVDMTRKPEELKDLAPGTNPPFLLFNKELKTDFIKIEEFLEQTLGPPTYPHLSPKYKESFDVGSDIFAKFSAYIKNPRKEANINFEKALLREFQRLDVYLNTPLPEEIDQDSVEDITVSKRKFLDGDHLTLADCNLLPKLHIIKIAAKKYRDFEIPADMTGVWRYLNNAYACDEFSHTCPADEEIEHTYASVARKMT, encoded by the exons GCTGGTCTGGATGGAGAAAACATCGGAAACTGTCCCTTCTGCCAGCGCCTCTTCATGGTGCTGTGGCTCAAAGGGGTCAAGTTCAACGTCACCACGGTGGACATGACCAG GAAACCTGAAGAGTTGAAGGATTTAGCGCCGGGCACCAACCCACCCTTTTTGCTGTTCAACAAGGAGCTGAAAACAGACTTCATTAAGATTGAGGAGTTCCTGGAGCAGACCCTGGGCCCACCCAC GTATCCACACCTGAGCCCCAAGTACAAGGAGTCCTTCGATGTGGGGAGCGACATCTTTGCCAAGTTCTCCGCATACATCAAGAACCCGCGCAAGGAAGCAAATATCA ATTTCGAGAAGGCCCTGCTGCGGGAGTTTCAGCGGCTGGATGTCTACCTAAACACTCCTCTCCCTGAGGAGATTGACCAGGACAGCGTGGAGGACATCACCGTCTCCAAGAGGAAATTCCTGGACGGAGACCACCTGACTCTGGCTGATTGCAACCTCCTGCCCAAACTGCATATCATCAAG ATCGCAGCAAAAAAGTACCGCGACTTCGAGATCCCAGCAGACATGACGGGCGTCTGGCGCTACCTCAACAACGCCTATGCCTGTGATGAGTTCAGCCACACGTGTCCCGCGGATGAGGAGATCGAGCACACTTACGCCAGCGTCGCCAGGAAGATGACCTAA
- the LOC142594841 gene encoding uncharacterized protein LOC142594841: MSPALSLLLSLASCTLLRGTPLPPRNVRLEAQNFHVRLQWEPDPGSPGGATYQVEWRTRASHWTKADACWGNSTGSSWVCELYFDKIHDMYWARVRAVARGELSKWAYSSELQLYRDTIVGPPKLSWLLQGYNLSVNIIMPLTPYRSKTGSYEPVDQVLLKLWYWLNLYEGDVLVQQVPCKRSGEEEPCTFSYLKPSTQYCIRTAAASMAREQSREAEQCMVTPAGPAGFPWVLLAVLSGVLLLLSMAGLCFIQLHVFPSPSEMHLPKTLQALLNGELSVTIRVPTLELKEDSLALLLPTMIPSCGPPAAEQTMPAVPLLLGESLSQDTSGYCANGFGPACHKGRDPSCTHGQLGHALGSQVSSQLEEDGEACDGDDILEQPVPVGLTRESYAGDGAYQISKTWLSLHLQLYSKCQFPALEAGSCLPLPTLGRSCSQEDLRESLGMARHWVLLSSVKLPASEEEDGGQLVRAVQPTRVGGTEPQPGDSMVQQDDLEQAAPGVPLPSPCKPPQLPPDVLRAAAFSGYELRPPADEPALP, from the exons AtgagccctgctctgagcctgctgctgtccctggcCAGCTGCACCCTGCTCCGGG GCACGCCGTTGCCCCCGCGGAATGTGAGGTTGGAGGCACAAAACTTCCACGTCCGCCTGCAGTGGGAGCCGGACCCTGGCTCGCCCGGCGGTGCCACGTACCAGGTGGAGTGGAGGACACG AGCCTCTCACTGGACCAAGGCAGATGCCTGCTGGGGGAACAGCACCGGCTCCTCCTGGGTGTGCGAGCTGTATTTCGACAAGATCCACGATATGTACTGGGCAAGAGTGAGAGCAGTGGCCAGAGGCGAGCTGTCCAAGTGGGCCTATTCCAGCGAGCTGCAGCTCTACAGAGACA CAATTGTGGGCCCCCCCAAGTTGTCCTGGCTGCTCCAGGGTTACAACCTCAGCGTAAATATCATCATGCCGCTCACTCCCTACCGAAGCAAAACTGGCTCTTATGAGCCGGTCGACCAAGTGCTGCTGAAGCTGTGGTACTGGCTGAATCTGTACGAAGGGGACGTGCTCGTCCAGCAA GTGCCCTGCAAGCGGAGCGGGGAAGAAGAGCCATGCACCTTCAGTTACCTGAAGCCCAGCACACAGTACTGCATCCGGACGGCAGCCGCAAGCATGGCTCGGGAGCAAAGCCGGGAGGCTGAGCAGTGCATGGTGACACCAGCAGGCCCCGCAG GCtttccctgggtcctccttgcCGTGCTGAGTGGCgtcctcctgctgctgagcaTGGCTGGGCTCTGCTTCATCCAGCTGCACGtcttccccagcccctcggAGATGCACCTCCCGAAAACACTT CAGGCTCTCCTGAACGGGGAGCTGAGTGTGACCATCAGGGTGCCCACCCTTGAGCTCAAGGAGGACTCGcttgccctgctcctgccgACCATGATCCCCTCCTGCGGGCCACCTGCAGCTGAGCAGACAATGCCCGCAGTCCCGCTGCTCCTTGGAGAAAGCCTTTCCCAGGACACGAGCGGCTACTGTGCCAACGGGTTTGGGCCAGCCTGCCACAAGGGAAGAGACCCATCCTGCACCCATGGCCAGCTGGGGCATGCCTTAGGCTCCCAGGTCTCATCgcagctggaggaggatggggaggcATGTGATGGGGATGATATACTGGAGCAGCCGGTGCCAGTGGGACTGACCAGAGAGAGCTACGCAGGTGACGGGGCCTACCAGATATCCAAGACGTGGCTCTCCCTGCACCTCCAGCTTTATTCCAAATGCCAGTTCCCAGCCCTggaagcaggcagctgccttcctctgcccacactgggcaggagctgcagccaggaggACCTGCGGGAGAGCCTTGGCATGGCAAGGCACTGGGTACTGCTCAGCTCCGTGAAGCTACCAGCCAGCGAGGAAGAAGATGGAGGGCAGCTCGTCCGTGCTGTCCAGCCCACGCGTGTCGGTGGGACTGAGCCACAGCCGGGTGACAGCATGGTGCAGCAGGATGACTTGGAGCAGGCAGCACCGGGcgttcccctccccagcccctgcaagcCGCCCCAATTGCCCCCTGACGTCCTGCGGGCAGCTGCCTTCTCCGGCTATGAGCTGCGTCCCCCAGCTGACG AACCAGCACTGCCCTGA